GCGTTTCGCGTCGGCAATCCACCAAAGTGTAAACCACACGCGAGGGAGCAAAGACTGCTGTTGGAGGACCACATAACCCTACAAGACAGTGATGAGACTGGCCATGTTGTCTGgagacaaactgaaaacatgaaatgacTCACAGCTGAAAGTTTATTGCATCACGTTTGCTTAATAGACTTCCTGCCTCTTCTggtcgctgctgctgctgctgctttcctaACCTCCGGCACCTCAGGAAGTGGAAATGATAGACATTCTTGCAGGCGTACTTGTATCACCATAGTGCTGACTGGTCCAAAATGGGTGTGGTACAAGGAAGGAAAGAGGGATGAAAATAGAAAGAAGTTCTAATGAGTATAAAACACATGACTCCTTTGTAGGAGACACTGGAGGAGGTGGCAGCTAATGTCATTTTCAGAAGAGTTTTGTGGATGTCGCATGTTGCCAGGGTAACAGGGTATTATGTAAAAGCGCTTTGTTTAACTATGAGAGGGATTTCATAATTGGGTGTCACCGGGAAAGTTTGTTGGGAAAGAAAGCCTGTTTGAAAAACAGCCCATAACAGGTTGTAATAACTTCTCTAGGTCTCCCATAATCTTCCTCGCAATGCAGACCACGGTGATATTTTACACTACACAGTTTGCAGTGCCATTTACAGTGACGTGCTGCCCATGTTAAAAATTTCTATGCTGTCCACCAAGAACGAAAGACTGGCTTCTTTGCTGGCAGCATTGAGTGCAGGAGGAAAAGCATTTTTACCTGCACACAGTTTTGTCACAGAACTTGACCTTGATTTTTCACCTGTTTTGATTTACTTTGCTGTACAATCACGTggtaatgtggaaaaaaacggtttttaatataaaagtaaCAGAAACTTTTGCTTGGTTTCACTGTGCATGGTTTTGGTCATGTGTACAGAATATCTGTACTTGGAAGCACTGGTAAATCCCTGACTTTTGATATGTGAACCAGTGTTTCTTGGCATGGTAGTTAACAGCAGAGGGTAATGGCTAACAAGGTTGCACCacatatttattgtaatttttttcctttatccaATTACCCGAACTTACGGCGTGAGGTTTGAACACTAAGCTCCTTACGCCGATTAACCCACTTACACAGttgggtactttttactctatcagtacTGCGCAAATGCCTTGCGATTTGAACCCGGAACCTTCAAGTGAAAGAGGATGGCGCTACTTACTATGCTAGCTGCTGCCCCCCACTGAATAGTTTCTCAGTCTTAGAGTAGCACCGAAACCCAGCGAGCAAGGttaatgttttaataacaattaatgTTTCAGATCACATGGGAAATATAGTATGATTTATCATTAAGAGAAGGTAGCTTCTGGGTGAAAATGACAATATGATGACTGGGTctctacatcagtggaaaaattTTCAGTTCGTTCAAACACAATATTCCTACGAAGTCATCGTGGTTGCCCCGATAATGTCATCATGATGGCTGTCACGATCACATGTCCAGAAGTGTTCACAGAAGACGGAGCTCAGAACGAGAAACTTCCCTCAGCCACTTGCCCCAGTCATAGCCATTGCCCCACCCAAACCGGATCCATTCCCACAACACACTTCTAACACCCCACCAAAACCACATCCACATCCCCAACCATAACTTTCCGGCAGTTTTAGGAAATGACAAAGACCGACACTTTCACAAACACAGTGGACTCTTTGGTCCTACTCGTCGCAGTTGGACGAACCGCTCGTGAAAAATTCTGTGCTTTTATGTTCTGCAACTCTTAGGTTCAGGACTCCTCTGGCTTTTTGCTTTAAGGTGGTATATCGTGGATGAATAAACTCATAAAATACCCATCATGCCCTGGGGAAATAAACCCAGTGGTCTCAGGCGTGGAATGTGGTCAGCTGAAATTTTTGGCAAAAGGTGCTCATTTGAATCTTttttcataaggaacttcaaaTAGAGCTCCATGGTTCTTCTCCAACTGTTGTAGGCCTGTGTTTTCTGGCCACATGAGAGAATTGCGGAAGcgcacattttaatttccctTTGTTTCCTAAAAACAAGGCCCTAGTATATGAAGATCAACAGCATCAAGGTCCCTGTATGACGAGATCTGCTCATGCAGTCCATAGTTCTCCATGTACAATGTGAACAGGACGCTTTTTTTATAGACAAGTGAGATGAATGATAAGGGGATGATGTTATGTTGTCTTCCTCAACCTCCACATCCTACCATAGAGAAAAGAGCCAAGATAGAGATCTCTGGTTCCTATTACGGTACTGCTGTGCTGACAGTTGGAGAAGCAGCCGATCGGAATATTCGTTTCTCAGCAGGTGTGTGATGTGGCAGGTGGGTGTAGTGAAGCAGGAAGTTGCCGGTCTTTGCTTGTTAGCTGCACTTCTCCTTACTGCAGCGTGTGCTCGGCATGCCCCTTTCCGAGAAATTCTCGCACATTTGCTAACAGTGCCTCGCCGAACCCCCCTGCACAGCTCCCCCATGCTTTTACTGTTCCGTTCACACCGTCATTTTGAAGATCGGGTACACTTTCTTCCACTTCGGTTTcattggcgcagtgggtagtgcACCTGCCTCACGGCATCTGGTCTGCTCAGGCATCGTGTCAGATTTGTCTCCCtctgtgagggtttcctccaggtgttccagtttcctcccacagtccaaaggtatgTGGTCCAGGTGGATTGAGAACACTAAATTgcccgtggtgtgtgtgtgtgtgtgtgtgtgtgtgtgtgtatgtgtgtgtcccatCCACAGTGCACAACCACTGTTTGCCCCATtgattccaagataggctccagattaCCATAATCCTgattaggacaagtggttattgcaGTTATATTCTCCAGTGGTTCAGAGCATGTCCCAGAAGGATAAGAGGCAGGGTACGCTGGGAAATCAAAATACTGGAAATTTAGAatcgccagttcacctgaaatacttgtactgtgggaagaaaccagagtaccccgaggaaacccacacgaacatggAGAGCCCACAGACTGGGACGAGAAGCTCTGGGGCACATACTGTGTCATACTGTGTcactcgatttttttttttttttgtgtcacattaaaataaaaacagtactgGATATATTCCCCCACTTACATGAGTGCTGTCGATGATCCCCAGGACTGGGCTTTGTCTATTCATTATGTGAAAGGCTGGTCACCGCAGGTGGATTGAGAGAGTGACTCCACCTCACAAGGTTCAGAAAGCAGCAGACAAAAAGGGCCATTTCACATCAACTGTGATCCGCCGTGCGTTTGGCTGGTTGTGCTGTCTCAGTGGTGTTTGTCAGGAAGTCACCGCAGATGCTGCCCCATACTGAGCCCGCTGTGAGCACTGCTTACAAGTGGAGACATTCTGTCAACTTCAGCAATGCTtacgttttgttttttgttttatttttcttctctggGGCAGATGTAAACTTCCTGCCTGCGGTGAAGACCCCCACGATACTGGTAGGCGAGACGGCGGCGACGCTACCTGCTGTGAAGCAGCGTGGGACACTGAGCAACGTCTCCTTTAAGCACCCCCTGACTGAGATCCAGTAAGCAGACGTACCCCAACACGCACTCCTAAGGGAGGGTGCTGTCGGCTCTCACGAGCAGCCTGGATTTTCGTTAACGGCCAGTTCCTCTTGTTCGGCGTGTAAGATTTAAGACtgtggtgacttgcactgcagcgtgattaaatatgaatgtgGTATTTCAagaaagtaaaactgaaaaaaaaaaaacctggaacTGGAGAATTCATGTGTAGCGCCACGGCTGATGTGAAGATGAGTTTTTTTGGCTGTCGGAATGTGGACGCGAACCCTGCCTGTGGAcgggggggggaataaataaaGGGAAGTTTGTATTTCGTGGATTGCAACTTTCCTGGTGAAACCATGAGGAAAATAAGACCGCAAAAGTATAATGATCTGTTAGAAAGCAAAGAACAGGAGAGTCCGGGGTTCTCCTCGAGGGCTGCGGTGCTGCGAGGCTAAATGTGTGCGTCTCACGCAGGAACTCGGTGCACAGCCTACGTCTGAGCCTCTCGTCCCAGGAGCCGACGCAGAGCACGTTCCCATGGGAGGACGTGTTGCCCCCGCCAGAGGAGGCAGGAACGTTGGCCACGCTTAGAGGTTTGTTCCATTACAGActgtgcacgcacgcacacgcactcaTACGCAAATGCAGAGGCGAAACCAGACACGCTTCATTGGCTCCACCCAGGTTTGATGATAATGAGTAAGGGTTAGAAAGGAGGGACGTCCTGCGGAACACCTCCGCATACTGACAGTATCCATCTCTTCTTTTCTGCTCTCACAGACTCCATACTACCCGTTCAGCCAGAGTCGTCGTTCGATCAGAAGTCTTCCTGCCCGTCCCCCTCCCTGCCTTCGTCTTTCTCGTTGTCTCCATCCCTGTCCCTTCgcagcaggaagaagaagaggggtTTGTCAGCCACCATGACAGCAGACCAGCAGAAGGCCTCTGCAGCAGACCGGACTTCTCGcctccagcagcaggtgcaCTTGCTGTCTGAAGAAGTCAAGGCACAGAAGGTAGGGTGTCCAGAAAGAAGGGGAGCCTATCACAGAGGTGTGTCCCATGATTGGTTCCTGACTGAGGATCCCTCATGAcatccttttttgtttctggcaTCACTTtctgcggggggtgcggtggcacaatgggttggactaggtcctactctccggtggctctggggctcgagtcccccttggggtgccttgcgacggactggcgtcccgtcctgggtgtttcccctccccctccagcctttcaccctgtgttgccgggttaggctccgactccccacgaccccgtatgggacaagcggtttcagatgatgtgtgtgatgtgtgtgatcACTTTCTGTCAGGAGCTGGTATGGCTGCTGCACAAGGCACTGGAAGCGGCGCAGCAGGAGAAGCGCACCTGCGTACAGTTCCTGTCGGCAGAAGGAGAGCAAGAGCGACTGGAGCTGCTCCAGAGCCAGGAGCGGCACGCGGCCAACCTCGGAGCACGGCTGGAGGCTCTGCACAGCCAAAAGGAGGCGCTGCACAAGAGCCTGGCTCAGCGTGATGCTCATGTGGCTGAGCTGCAGGAACACGTGCAGCTCATGATGGAAAGGAACCAGGCCAAACAGGAGGTCATCCTCAAGCTGTCAGAGCAGGTGGCTGCCAACACTGCCATCACCAATGGTGTAGCGGCCGAGACCCCTGGGCAGCCGCAGGAGGAGATCGAGAATCTCAAGGTGGGGGGAGTCTCAGCCATGCAGTAATAACCGCGACACGGTAGTGTTAAACCATAGTACGCTGTGGGCTAACGGAACGGTGCTCATGCGGAAAATATATACGCCGACCCCACAGGCACTGCACTCTGTGCTACGCGGTACAGTGACTATGTCAGCGATACCACCAGCAATCTGCACCACAGGAAACTTCCTCCACATGCAAGAAAACAACAAAGATTGGGTAGCAGGCAGCTTAGTGGTTAGATTCAttgccttgcagttgaaggacccaggttcaaattccacctccttctgtagtacctttgatcaagctacttaccctgacctgatacagtaagaactaccttgctgcataaattggtaaatcactgtaagtagcttattgtaCAGACTTCACATTTTATGTCACTTTAGACAAATGTTTCAGCTAAATTTACAAttcttcactttgtcagacacttttctccaaagtgatgtacccCTCATGTAGCTGTCTGTAGAAATGAAactcaaatagcaaatacatagataatcaaaGCACAGTTACGTTTATGTAACTGTCAGGAGATCAAGAGGGAATTAGCTCTGAAtcagatgggtttgagacccatCTTGAGTGCTGGCAGGGATTCAGCcattctgagggacagaggaagttcTTTATAGCACATtagagccaaaactgagaaccagtGAGCTTTCGATGTTGGACCCCTTTTgaatgagacaagcagttggCCAGAGGTAAAGAAGTGCAGCATTCTTGCGGGGGTATACCCAGTGGTCATGCGTAAGCcaacagcacagtggttaggcTGCTGGCCagatacttaacctgaacgATATACTTCAGTTGGTTTCTCTCTGATGCTGTCCTACAGGATGATATTGAAGCCTACAAACTTCAGAACAACTTCCTGAACTCCGAGATCTACCAGCTGACAAATCTGTGGCGAAAGAGTTCAGAGCAGGAGAAGAGTCTAATGGTGAAGGTGAGTGTCCTCCACGTGAGTGATCTCAGGTCACAACCTTCCTAAAGAGACACCACCAGCTACTTCAAGAATGTCAATCACATAACAGCATGTCATTAAGTCTGCGTGGCACCATAGTAGTGGTCATCCACACCTTTCAGTTTGGCTGTGAACGAGAGGAGAAGAGTCAAGGGAGAGTGTTTTTGACTGCACGTGGAAATGAATAAGATGCACGTTACAGATGTCGCACTAAACTCGAGAAACCTGTTCAGCTAGAATGAAAAAAGCACCGGTTACTTATAAACTGAGTGTGCGACTTCATGAAAGCAACGTGCAAGACGCAGAGCCGCCCTACCCCCTGGCTGTTCAGATGCTGAATAAAACCAGATCATCTGCACTCGTGAGATCACACCTGCGTTGCGATACCAGAATAGGACACTTTCTGGCTCGGCACTCCTAAAGGCCAAAGGACTTGGtttctggtttttatttttcggTTTTTCCATAGTAACCAGCATTGTGGTGGCCTAACAAAGGAAAATGTGCCATTCCCAAGGCACTCTCAGCACTAAAACAAGCCAACGGGGAAGTTCATAAATGGTTTCTCTTTTACCGAACTCACGAGCCATCCTAAGGTTAGCCTAAGATGGATGCTAGGGTCCTGCGTGTGGGTGTCCCCATTTCCAGTTTTATAGCCGACAGAGTCAAAAAGAGGCTTTGTGAACCTTGCGGGGCTCCACTGCAGACACCCGCATGAACCTTCTGTCTGTCTCGTAGTGCGCCTACCTGGAAGCCAGGAGTTGCCAGGCAGAGAGCCGCTACCTGGCAGTGCTGCGCAAGCTGCAGGAGACCAAAGGCCTGGACCAAGGGGAGCGGGAGGCCGTGCGGAGGCTGGTAGAGGAGGCGCTGCAGGGGGATGCCAAGGACCACCTCAAACTGGACCCTATCAGGTAAAGGGTGGGATGCCGTCAACAGCCTGGTCACATACAGTTAAGTGTCACATTACAGTGTGGCGCTTCAGGAAATAGGTCAGAATTCTGTTGCAGTAATGCCTTTACTTTCATGGGCTCACATGTGACACGTCTTATCGCCTTCGAAAACATAAGTAGCGCAGTTTGTGCAAGTGTGGAAGGGTCATGTGCAAAGAAATGCTTGGAATAGAATCAAAATAACAAGCTCATGCATAATAGTGTCTCCCTTGCTATTGTGGAGTGGTCACCACCATGAAGAAAATAACTGACAGCCTCGGAAGACAACGCCTTcataaagcaataataaaagtaTGACTTTCTTTtgggatggcatggtggcacaggtgGTAACGTTAGTggttcacagctcctgggctgtgaatTCAAACCCGGCTCATTCGATATGGAGTTTatacgttctccccatgttcacatgtGCTTCTTCTCGCAGTTAAAAAagttgtgtttcaggtaaattagtggcgggggggcatggtgggtttggctgggacctgctctttgacaggtctggggttcgagtcttgcttcgggtgccttgtgatggactggcgtcccatcctgggtgtgacccctccctctccagccttgtaccctgtgctgccgggttaggctccggttcgccacaaccccacttgggacaagcggtttcagattgtgtgtgtgtgtgtattagtgacTCTCAGTTGCTGGGAGTGCATGTATGtttgactgaatgagtgtgCATGACTGCCCTATGAGAGTCTGACCTCCTCTCCAGGGTGAAAAACCGATTCATATCCTGTCCCTCCAGGATAgctggaccactgtgatcctgcatTAGATATGTGGTTACTGACAATAgaggaattaattttttttcctctataaCCACAGGGAACATGACGACTATGGCTTCAAGATCATCCCAGACTATGAGGTGGAGGACATGAAGCTACTGGCAAGGATCCAGGCTTTAGAGATCCGCTCACACaacctgctgcagcaggagtctGGAGACAAGACCAGTGAGGCCCGTTGGGCACAGTATCTGGGTGGGCGGCCATCAGGTGAGCTGACACCCTCCCCAGAGCTAAAGGTGCTGCTACGGGGTGGTGTGCCACCATCTTTCCGCCCACGAGTGTGGCGATGGGTGGTACGGATGCGCACGCACTCCCACCGCGTACGCCAGCCGGGACGGTACCGCCAGCTGTGCAAAAAGGGACAGGCCTCCCAGCACCCTGCTGCCCGGCAGATCCAGCTTGACCTACACCGCACACTCACCAGCAATGAGCGTTTCTCCTCGCCCACCAGCCCCGCCCTCAAGCAGCTCCACCGCATCCTGATGGCATTCTCCTGGCAGAACCCCACAATCGGCTATTGTCAGGGCCTCAACAGGTATAGTAGTACCACGACTGAGAACTCCAGATGAACAGTGTCGCCTAGTggtcattttctcatttacactTAAATCCCACACTTTTTCACCTTTATACCTTAACTATTGACTGAGTCCTCAAAGGCTGGGTTACGATCACATACTCGCACTCCCTACACACATTGGCTTTTTGCTGAATATATACTTGTGTACCCATGGGCCATCTCCCTATCCTTTCAGGCTGGCAGCCATTGCCCTCCTGGTTCTAGAAGATGAGGAGGAAGCCTTCTGGTGTTTAGTGGCTGTGGTGGAAACCATCATGCCCCAGGACTACTACAGCAAGACCCTCATTGCCTCCCAGGTGTGTAGACTGAGTGTGTACAAATCAGATACGTACACGCCAAGTTGACGGCTTTCTTTacacaccacagagcagaaAACCCAATGGAACAGAAAACCGTATGGATGGTGAGGACTCTGCTCCCTCCTGCCAGCTCCTCCTAACTCCCCCCCGTGACTCCACAGGCAGACCAACGGGTGCTGAAGGACTTCATGGCAGAGAAGATGCCCCGGCTTATGGCCCACCTTGAGGAGTACAGCGTGGATGTGTCCCTCGTCACCTTCAACTGGTTCATGGTGGCTTTCGTGGAGAGTCTGGCCAGTGACATCCTGCTGCGTGTGTGGGATGCCTTCCTGTACGAGGGCACCAAGGTGGGAAAGAGTGTGTTATGTTCGCATCCCAGAAAAAGCTCCAAAAATCCAGAAAAATCCACAACCCTCAACAGAAGGTTCCCTCCACCTCACTACTGTGATAGTATGTCTCATGTTGTTTGACCACTTGTCACTGCCACAGGTGTTATTTCGCTATGCAATGGCCATCTTCAAGTACAAGGAGGAGGATATCCTGAAGATCCATGACACCATTGAGATTTACCAGTACCTACGTTTCTTCACCAAAACCATCTCAGATGGCAGGTGAGAATTTTCTCTGTGAAACCATGCCACTGATTTTAGTAGGGGAACAAATACGGGGTGTAACTAGCGTCACCTCAGTTATCAAAAGCATCTGGTCAGCAACCtaactgctgtgctgctggctTACATGTGCCCACTGtggcctttacatttatttatcaaaccCTGCACTCCAGCAAGATCACTGTGTTCCTCTACCTCTGACCACTTCATGATACCAATCTCAAGGgatcaaaaaatgtaaaactcgCCAGTTCTCAATTTGGGTCTTCATATGGtggaactccctctgtccctcagaggtGCTGAATATATgccaacattcaagaaggatccaTCTGCTATggttatctatgtatttgctgtttgaacaTCACTACTATAGGCAGCTACATGAGGGATATGAGCCAGCAACATAGTGGTATCAGatggacaagctgtgtgtcaatAATCCTTTGTCAATGTCTAAAGCTCTAGGTCTCCTGTTGATGTGctttgagttgtatgtcacgttgacaaaaaatgtctgctaaattaagagAAGTAATGTAAACCAAGGTCTTATTTAGCTTCGTGGctgaaaatctgttttgttctgtaaaaccATCAGGA
Above is a genomic segment from Scleropages formosus chromosome 5, fSclFor1.1, whole genome shotgun sequence containing:
- the tbc1d2 gene encoding TBC1 domain family member 2A; the protein is MPLPVRPPSPAAPRDVTRSESQGELREERMGHPKTDRSKPEDPRTDSTEEAVSGITKRTPNSLCGYLHKLGGPLRSWKSRWFTYKARKCQLFYYRTPQDPNPLGHIELADATFGFPLQADEGTFHIQTPERTFILKAKNREAMMYWLQQLQQKRWQHRVPAQVCGYAQAVGEQAAPGGCADVNFLPAVKTPTILVGETAATLPAVKQRGTLSNVSFKHPLTEIQNSVHSLRLSLSSQEPTQSTFPWEDVLPPPEEAGTLATLRDSILPVQPESSFDQKSSCPSPSLPSSFSLSPSLSLRSRKKKRGLSATMTADQQKASAADRTSRLQQQVHLLSEEVKAQKELVWLLHKALEAAQQEKRTCVQFLSAEGEQERLELLQSQERHAANLGARLEALHSQKEALHKSLAQRDAHVAELQEHVQLMMERNQAKQEVILKLSEQVAANTAITNGVAAETPGQPQEEIENLKDDIEAYKLQNNFLNSEIYQLTNLWRKSSEQEKSLMVKCAYLEARSCQAESRYLAVLRKLQETKGLDQGEREAVRRLVEEALQGDAKDHLKLDPIREHDDYGFKIIPDYEVEDMKLLARIQALEIRSHNLLQQESGDKTSEARWAQYLGGRPSGELTPSPELKVLLRGGVPPSFRPRVWRWVVRMRTHSHRVRQPGRYRQLCKKGQASQHPAARQIQLDLHRTLTSNERFSSPTSPALKQLHRILMAFSWQNPTIGYCQGLNRLAAIALLVLEDEEEAFWCLVAVVETIMPQDYYSKTLIASQADQRVLKDFMAEKMPRLMAHLEEYSVDVSLVTFNWFMVAFVESLASDILLRVWDAFLYEGTKVLFRYAMAIFKYKEEDILKIHDTIEIYQYLRFFTKTISDGRKLTSIAFHELNPFPMRLLRNRRAQHLERLQADQLELERVQQEFVEENSESIQHTDKELDAVASEDDDA